GTCATTACACTTTTTTTCATAATCTATCTAATTTAATCATTATACGATATAAACATGTCTCTCCATCAAAAGAGCCATCATGACGCTTTCTTCGAGAAGACAACCGACTTTAAAACAACATTCCATTAGATTCCTTGCATTTCCGAAAAGAAATTAACCAGCATTAACAAAATAAGCATCATAACATAGCCATAGAACAAAACCTTCAGAAAAATAGTAAAAGAAGTCAAAGAAAACAACTTTTTAGAGCCAAGAAGCGTCTCTACCCCACCAATTCCGTTAAAACTTTATAAAACTTCGATGTTTTTTCACAGGAAACATGGCTATAACAGAAAAAAGTAGTACTTTTGCACTCCGAATGCTCATGTATGGGCAAATATTACAGAAAAGTTAAGTTCGTTGGGGCTCAAATAAGTGCCGGCACGTTGCAGGACGCCTCGCGGAAAAACCCGTTTATATATTAAATTAATGTACGCAATCGTAGAAATTAACGGTCAGCAGTTCAAGGCTGAGGAGGGCAAGAAGCTCTTCGTACATCACATCAAGGATGTAGAAGCAGGTAAGACTGTTGAGTTCGACAAGGTTTTGCTCGTTGACAAAGACGGCGCAATCACTGTCGGTGCCCCAACTGTAGAGGGTGCAAAAGTAGTAGTAGAAGTTGTGAACCCACTCGTAAAGGGTGACAAGGTAATCGTCTTCAAGATGAAGCGCCGCAAGGACTATCGCAAGAAGAACGGTCATCGTGCACAGTTCACAGAGGTAACAATCAAATCTGTAATCGCTTAAATTAGGAGGAATTAGAAATGGCACATAAGAAAGGTGTTGGTAGTTCTAAGAACGGCCGTGAATCAGCTTCACAAAGATTAGGCGTTAAGATCTGGGGTGGTCAGAACATCGTCGCTGGTAACATCATCGTTCGTCAGCGTGGTAACAAGCACTTCCCAGGTGAGAATGTAGCTCAGGGTAAGGATGATACATTGTATGCTTTGACAGACGGTATCGTTTACTTCCACAAGGGCCGCAAGGATAAGAGTACAGTTTCTGTTCTCTCTCCTGAGGTTTATGCTGAGAAGACCAAGAAAGCTGACGCTTAAATTTTAAAGTTTTAGAAAAACTTATTCCAAACAAACAACATAGAAGCCTGCATCAGACGATGCAGGCTTTCTTCGTTTCTACCCAATAAGCCCATTTGTACTTATTTTTGTCCCTAAAACAACATTTTCTACCCATTTTATTGCGCTAAAAGAAATATTTTTTGTAATTTTGCCTTCAGTTAGCAAATAACGTTTACCGTGATTAATAATTTTAAATAAAATATATATATCTTATGCTTACACTTAAACTTATCAGTGAAGAGACTGAACGTGTAGTCAAAGGTCTTGAAAAAAAGCATTTTCCTAATGCTCGTGAGGCCGTAGAGAAAGTATTGGAGTACGACAAAATCCGTCGTGAGGCTCAGCAGAAGCTTGACAACAACAAGCAGCAAGCCAACCAGTTTGCAAAGCAGATCGGTGCTTTGATGAAAGAAGGCAAGAAAGAAGAAGCTGAATCCGCAAAGGCTCAGGTAGCTATGCTCAAGGCTGACGCCAAGGCACTTGAAGAGATTATGGAGAAGGCTCAGAATGATATGACCAACCAGTTGCTCGAAATCCCTAACATTCCTTGCGAACAGGTACCTGAGGGTAAGGATGCAGCAGACAACGTGGTTGTCAAAGAAGGTGGCGAAAAGCCTAACCTCGGTCCAGATGCTCTCTGCCACTGGGATCTCCTGAAGAAGTACAACCTCGTTGACTTCGACCTCGGTGTGAAGATTACTGGAGCTGGCTTCCCAGTATATATCGGCAAGATGGCCCGTTTCCAGCGTGCGCTTGAGGCTTTCTTCCTGGATGAAGCTCGCAAGAGTGGATACCTCGAGATTCAGCCTCCTTATGTAGTAAATGAGGATTCTGGTCGCGGCACAGGTCAGTTGCCAGACAAAGAGGGTCAGATGTATCATGCTAATCTTGATAACCTCTTCCTCATCCCAACTGCCGAGGTTCCTGTAACCAACATCTTCCGCGATGTTATCCTCGACGAGAAGGATCTCCCTATCAAGCGTTGTGCTTACTCTGCTTGCTTCCGTCGTGAGGCAGGTAGCTATGGTAAGGACGTGCGTGGTTTGAACCGCTTGCACCAGTTTGACAAGGTAGAAATTGTACGTATTGACAAACCAGGTCACTCTTACGAGAGCTTGAACGAGATGCTTGACCACGTAGAGGGTCTTTTGAAGAAGTTGGAGTTGCCATACCATATTCTCCGTCTCTGCGGTGGTGATATGAGTTTCACCTCTTCTATCTGCTACGACTTCGAGACATGGAGTGCAGCACAGGGTCGCTGGTTGGAGGTTTCATCAGTATCCAACTTCGAGAGCTATCAGGCTAACCGCCTCCACTGCCGCTACCGCCATGCAGAGGACAAGAAGATTGAGCTTTGCCACACATTGAACGGTTCTGCTCTCGCCTTGCCACGTATCGTAGCAACTATCCTGGAGAACAACCAGACACCAGAGGGTATCCGTGTACCAAAGGTATTGGTACCATACTGCGGTTTCGAGATGTTGGACGATAAGAACTTCGATTAATCAGAGTAAGAACATCGATTAATTCAAATATCTGGCTGGGATTCACTGGCCAACAATATTAAGTACGAGGATAACATCGGCTGCATTTCTACAGCCGACGTTATCCTTTTGCTTTTTTATCACGGAACCAAATTATACAAAAACAACCTTATAGAGTAAACATAATAACCAAAAATAACCCTATGAACAAGATTATCAAAAAAATACAATATTCAGAGAAGGTTTATCGTTTCGACGTAGAAGCACCTTTGATAGCTAAAAGCCGCAAGGCAGGTAACTTCGTCATCATCCGTGTGGATGACAATAGTGAGCGTATGCCTCTGACTATCGCTGATGCAGACATAGAAAAAGGCACCATCACCCTGGTTGTGCAGAAGGTAGGATTATCATCTACCAAACTCTGTAGTCTCAACGAAGGAGATGAAATTCATGATGTTGTGGGTCCTCTCGGCAACCCAACCCATATCGAGAACTATGGTACAGTAATCTGTGCGGGCGGTGGTGTAGGTGTAGCTCCAATGCTCCCTATCATGCGTGCCCTCAAAGCTGCAGGCAACCGTGTTCTCTCTGTGATTGCTGGACGCAACAAGGAATTGGTAATCATGGAAGATGAAGTTCGCGCTTCCAGTGACGAACTGATTATCATGACCGATGACGGAAGTTACGGCGAGAAAGGTGTTGTAACTGTCGGTATCGAAAAGCTCATCAATCAGGAGCACATCGATAAGGTATTCGCCATCGGCCCTCCTATCATGATGAAATTCTGCTGTCTCCTGACTCAGAAATATAATCTCCCTACAGATGTATCCCTCAACACGATTATGGTGGATGGTACAGGTATGTGCGGTGCCTGCCGATTGACCATTGGCGGCAAGACTAAGTTTGTCTGCATCGACGGTCCTGAGTTTGA
This is a stretch of genomic DNA from Segatella hominis. It encodes these proteins:
- the rplU gene encoding 50S ribosomal protein L21 yields the protein MYAIVEINGQQFKAEEGKKLFVHHIKDVEAGKTVEFDKVLLVDKDGAITVGAPTVEGAKVVVEVVNPLVKGDKVIVFKMKRRKDYRKKNGHRAQFTEVTIKSVIA
- the rpmA gene encoding 50S ribosomal protein L27; protein product: MAHKKGVGSSKNGRESASQRLGVKIWGGQNIVAGNIIVRQRGNKHFPGENVAQGKDDTLYALTDGIVYFHKGRKDKSTVSVLSPEVYAEKTKKADA
- the serS gene encoding serine--tRNA ligase, giving the protein MLTLKLISEETERVVKGLEKKHFPNAREAVEKVLEYDKIRREAQQKLDNNKQQANQFAKQIGALMKEGKKEEAESAKAQVAMLKADAKALEEIMEKAQNDMTNQLLEIPNIPCEQVPEGKDAADNVVVKEGGEKPNLGPDALCHWDLLKKYNLVDFDLGVKITGAGFPVYIGKMARFQRALEAFFLDEARKSGYLEIQPPYVVNEDSGRGTGQLPDKEGQMYHANLDNLFLIPTAEVPVTNIFRDVILDEKDLPIKRCAYSACFRREAGSYGKDVRGLNRLHQFDKVEIVRIDKPGHSYESLNEMLDHVEGLLKKLELPYHILRLCGGDMSFTSSICYDFETWSAAQGRWLEVSSVSNFESYQANRLHCRYRHAEDKKIELCHTLNGSALALPRIVATILENNQTPEGIRVPKVLVPYCGFEMLDDKNFD